From the genome of Thermoflexus hugenholtzii, one region includes:
- a CDS encoding DUF711 family protein: MRIRAVTVFGAPVEEEIRRAGALARAAREALAAAGYEVQTLRLALPPPEPSEAPEAFLARARAQEALAQEAGFDYLSVGPVGPLAPHIPRLLAETRSVFAALALSREADARAAARVIRENAAVAPDGFANLRFAALAGVPPLCPFFPAAYHDGGPMALALATEAADLAVEAARAAQDPPAACAMIQAQVEAIGRQLGALLRPIAAAFGARFAGVDFSLAPFPEPERSIGTAIEALSGVPFGASGTLAVIAGLAAALHAADFPRTGFCGVMLPVLEDAILARRAAEGAFGLPHLLLYSAVCGTGLDTVPLPGSTPEGALIRILEDLRALSERLRKPLTARLMPIPGREPGDPVRFDFAYLAPSAVLTVPDLDMR, from the coding sequence ATGCGGATCCGTGCGGTGACGGTGTTCGGCGCGCCTGTAGAGGAAGAGATCCGCCGGGCCGGGGCCCTGGCCCGGGCGGCGCGGGAAGCCCTCGCGGCGGCCGGCTACGAGGTCCAGACCCTCCGGCTGGCCTTGCCCCCGCCTGAGCCTTCGGAGGCGCCGGAGGCCTTCCTCGCCCGCGCCCGCGCGCAGGAGGCCCTGGCGCAGGAGGCCGGCTTCGATTACCTCAGCGTGGGCCCTGTGGGGCCGCTGGCCCCGCATATCCCCCGCCTCCTCGCGGAGACCCGAAGCGTCTTCGCTGCCCTCGCCCTGAGCCGGGAGGCGGACGCCCGAGCGGCCGCGCGGGTCATCCGGGAGAACGCAGCCGTGGCCCCGGACGGCTTCGCCAACCTCCGGTTCGCCGCCCTGGCCGGCGTGCCCCCGCTGTGCCCCTTCTTCCCGGCCGCCTACCACGACGGCGGCCCCATGGCCCTCGCCCTGGCCACCGAGGCCGCCGATCTCGCCGTCGAGGCCGCCCGGGCCGCCCAGGACCCTCCGGCGGCCTGCGCCATGATCCAGGCCCAGGTGGAGGCCATCGGACGGCAGCTCGGCGCCCTGCTCCGGCCGATCGCCGCCGCCTTCGGCGCCCGCTTCGCCGGCGTCGACTTCTCCCTGGCGCCCTTCCCCGAGCCTGAGCGCAGCATCGGGACGGCCATCGAAGCCCTCAGTGGGGTTCCCTTCGGGGCGTCCGGCACCCTGGCCGTCATCGCCGGGCTGGCGGCCGCCCTCCACGCCGCGGACTTCCCCCGAACCGGCTTCTGCGGGGTGATGCTCCCGGTGCTGGAGGACGCTATCCTCGCCCGGCGGGCCGCCGAGGGCGCCTTCGGCCTTCCCCATCTGTTGCTCTACTCCGCGGTCTGCGGGACCGGGCTGGACACCGTCCCGCTCCCCGGCTCGACGCCGGAGGGCGCCCTGATCCGGATCCTGGAGGACCTGCGGGCGCTGAGCGAGCGGCTCCGCAAGCCCCTCACCGCCCGCCTGATGCCCATCCCCGGCCGGGAGCCCGGGGATCCCGTCCGCTTCGATTTCGCCTACCTGGCCCCCTCCGCCGTCCTGACGGTCCCGGATCTGGACATGCGTTGA
- a CDS encoding DUF512 domain-containing protein, whose translation MSRPIRVPPEFCVPERPRPQETAGLIRSVDPDSWGARVGIRPGDLLLRVNGHPVEDIIDVQFYAAEDHVVMEVWRDGQLLRLGGPREEGEPLGLTFAHPTFDIDIRRCNNLCPFCFVLQTPKGMRRTLYIKDDDYRYSFLYGHFVTLTNLAERDWRRIVEQRLSPLYISVHATDPEVRRRALRNPQAPDIMAQLRWLAEHGIEMHTQIVVTPGLNDGEILERSVFDLATLWPHIRSVSVVPVGVTRFQRYGVRPNTREEARRVLRAVHAWQRAFRRQLGVGFVYATDEWYLSLGRPVPSKRAYDGLQLQENGLGMVRDFLEDYRRVKRLLDRRRPRDLAGRRATLVTATLFAPVLERVVRDFNRRAGTALEVVPVVNTRLGETITVAGLLMAEDVIAQLRPRPLGELVVLPRIMFDHPDGISLDDRTPWDIAKALGRPVALARTMREVLGLLHGRGRERFDPDAEGLFNGG comes from the coding sequence ATGTCCCGTCCCATTCGTGTCCCGCCGGAGTTCTGCGTCCCCGAGCGGCCCCGCCCGCAGGAGACCGCGGGGCTCATCCGGTCGGTCGACCCGGACAGCTGGGGCGCGCGAGTGGGGATCCGGCCGGGGGATCTGCTGCTGCGGGTCAACGGGCATCCGGTGGAGGACATCATCGACGTTCAGTTCTACGCCGCGGAGGATCACGTCGTGATGGAGGTGTGGCGGGACGGGCAGCTGTTGCGGCTGGGCGGGCCGCGGGAGGAGGGGGAGCCCCTGGGGCTGACCTTCGCCCATCCGACCTTCGACATCGACATCCGCCGCTGCAACAACCTGTGCCCCTTCTGTTTCGTCCTCCAGACCCCGAAGGGCATGCGCCGCACGCTTTACATCAAGGACGACGATTACCGTTACTCCTTCCTGTATGGGCACTTCGTTACCCTGACCAACCTGGCCGAGCGCGACTGGCGGCGCATCGTCGAGCAGCGCCTTTCCCCGCTTTACATCTCCGTCCACGCCACCGACCCGGAGGTCCGTCGACGGGCGCTGCGCAACCCTCAGGCTCCGGACATCATGGCCCAGCTGCGCTGGCTGGCGGAGCACGGCATCGAGATGCACACCCAGATTGTGGTGACGCCCGGGCTGAACGACGGGGAGATCCTGGAGCGCAGCGTGTTCGACCTGGCCACCCTGTGGCCCCACATCCGCTCCGTGAGCGTGGTGCCGGTGGGCGTGACCCGCTTCCAGCGCTACGGGGTGCGCCCGAACACCCGGGAGGAGGCCCGGCGAGTGCTGCGGGCGGTCCACGCCTGGCAGCGGGCCTTCCGCCGGCAGCTCGGGGTGGGGTTCGTCTACGCCACCGACGAGTGGTATCTCTCCCTCGGACGTCCGGTCCCCTCCAAACGGGCCTACGACGGGCTGCAGCTGCAGGAGAACGGGCTGGGGATGGTCCGGGACTTCCTGGAGGATTACCGGCGGGTGAAGCGGCTGCTGGACCGGCGGCGGCCTCGCGATCTGGCCGGGCGGCGGGCGACGCTGGTCACCGCCACCCTCTTCGCGCCGGTCCTGGAGCGGGTCGTTCGGGATTTCAACCGGCGCGCCGGGACGGCCCTGGAGGTGGTCCCGGTGGTCAACACCCGTCTGGGGGAGACCATCACCGTGGCGGGGCTGTTGATGGCGGAGGACGTGATCGCCCAGCTGAGGCCGCGCCCGTTGGGGGAGCTGGTGGTGCTCCCCCGGATCATGTTCGACCACCCGGATGGGATCTCCCTCGACGATCGCACCCCGTGGGACATCGCGAAGGCCCTGGGCCGGCCGGTGGCCCTGGCCCGCACCATGCGGGAGGTCCTGGGGCTGCTCCACGGGCGCGGCCGGGAGCGCTTCGATCCGGATGCCGAGGGACTCTTCAACGGCGGATGA
- the cas6 gene encoding CRISPR system precrRNA processing endoribonuclease RAMP protein Cas6 translates to MDLISVVWEVRPERAASLPRWLGYAVYGAVLRRLAERDAARAGEVHEAEGPSGLTCSTLMGPREGEAVDPGRVYRLRVTAYRPELAPLIDPEGGALWGEGERIELEGVPFRVERVIREGDPWAGWTTYEGLIARYGRTPRAWPREVALQFTSPTAFRDGERWNPLPVPEAVFGHLMEKWNRFAPAVLPEALREMVAARVGVARFDLSSRAVRVKEGVRIGCVGQVRYRVLGEDRYLQAMVHLLAEFARYAGVGILTGMGMGQARALREEERPEPEAEA, encoded by the coding sequence ATGGATCTGATCAGCGTCGTGTGGGAGGTGCGGCCGGAGCGGGCCGCCTCGTTGCCCCGCTGGCTGGGCTACGCGGTGTATGGGGCGGTGCTGCGGCGGCTGGCGGAACGGGATGCGGCGCGGGCCGGGGAGGTGCATGAGGCGGAGGGGCCGTCGGGCCTCACCTGCTCCACCCTGATGGGGCCTCGGGAGGGGGAGGCGGTGGATCCGGGGCGGGTGTATCGCCTGCGGGTGACGGCCTATCGGCCGGAGCTGGCCCCGCTCATCGATCCGGAGGGGGGCGCCCTGTGGGGGGAGGGGGAGCGGATCGAGCTGGAGGGCGTCCCCTTCCGGGTGGAGCGGGTGATCCGGGAGGGGGATCCGTGGGCGGGGTGGACGACGTATGAGGGGCTGATCGCGCGGTATGGGCGGACGCCGCGGGCGTGGCCCCGGGAGGTGGCCTTGCAGTTCACCTCGCCGACGGCCTTTCGGGACGGGGAGCGGTGGAACCCGCTACCGGTTCCGGAGGCGGTGTTTGGGCATTTGATGGAGAAGTGGAACCGGTTTGCGCCGGCGGTGCTGCCGGAGGCCTTGCGGGAGATGGTGGCGGCGCGGGTGGGGGTGGCGCGGTTCGATCTGTCGAGCCGGGCGGTGCGGGTGAAGGAGGGGGTGCGCATCGGGTGCGTGGGGCAGGTGAGATATCGGGTGCTGGGGGAGGATCGGTATCTGCAGGCGATGGTGCACCTGCTGGCGGAGTTCGCCCGGTATGCGGGGGTGGGGATCCTGACCGGGATGGGGATGGGCCAGGCGCGGGCCCTCCGGGAGGAGGAGCGCCCGGAGCCGGAGGCCGAGGCCTGA
- a CDS encoding cation:proton antiporter: protein METHIPALVLLLALLILAAKAGAWISLRLRQPAILGELIAGLLLGPSLLNIFNWPVFHHQEFPGMVFALGELGVILLMGMAGLEIELEEFLHARRVALLTGTAGVLMPLLLGTLVAYPFHRDLPSSIYVGLVLSATSVSISAQTLLELGRLRSPEGIALLGAAVVDDVLALLALAAFTSVVTPEGGSGAGGLGLLIALARMALFLVLAFLLARFALPRLATWVERQPVSEGLIALSFVAILALAGTAEELGGLAAITGAFLAGLGLGAHPARHAISERLRPAAYGFFVPLFLVGVGLRADLRTMSLEGLWFTLALIAVAVISKVVGCGLGAWLGGFRPLAAWRVGLGMISRGEVGLILASLGLSTGFLQPFEFVAVVAMVLATTLITPILLRWSFGR, encoded by the coding sequence ATGGAGACCCATATCCCGGCCCTTGTGTTGTTGCTGGCTCTTCTGATCCTGGCTGCCAAGGCGGGGGCGTGGATCAGCCTGCGGCTGCGCCAGCCGGCCATCCTGGGGGAGCTGATCGCCGGCCTCCTCCTGGGCCCCAGCCTGCTGAACATCTTCAACTGGCCGGTCTTCCATCATCAGGAGTTCCCGGGGATGGTGTTCGCCCTCGGAGAGCTGGGGGTGATCCTCCTGATGGGCATGGCGGGGCTGGAGATCGAATTGGAGGAGTTCCTGCATGCGCGCCGGGTGGCGCTCCTCACGGGGACGGCAGGGGTGCTGATGCCGTTGCTGCTGGGGACCCTGGTCGCCTATCCCTTCCACAGGGATCTGCCCTCTTCGATCTATGTGGGGCTGGTGCTGAGCGCCACCAGCGTGAGCATCTCCGCCCAGACGCTGCTGGAGCTGGGACGGCTGCGCTCGCCGGAGGGGATCGCCCTGCTGGGGGCGGCGGTGGTGGATGACGTGCTGGCGTTGCTGGCCCTGGCCGCCTTCACCAGCGTGGTGACCCCGGAGGGCGGCTCGGGGGCCGGGGGCCTCGGGCTGCTGATCGCCCTGGCCCGCATGGCCCTCTTCCTGGTCCTGGCCTTCCTGCTCGCCCGCTTCGCGCTGCCCCGCCTCGCCACCTGGGTGGAGCGCCAGCCGGTGAGCGAGGGCCTCATCGCCCTCTCCTTCGTGGCCATCCTGGCCCTGGCCGGGACGGCGGAGGAGCTGGGCGGGCTGGCGGCCATCACCGGTGCCTTCCTGGCGGGGCTGGGCCTGGGGGCCCATCCGGCGCGCCATGCCATCTCGGAGCGCCTGCGGCCGGCGGCGTATGGGTTCTTCGTCCCCCTCTTCCTGGTGGGGGTGGGGCTGCGGGCGGACCTGCGGACGATGTCGCTGGAGGGGTTGTGGTTCACCCTGGCCCTGATCGCCGTCGCGGTGATCTCCAAGGTCGTCGGCTGCGGCCTGGGGGCGTGGCTGGGCGGGTTCCGCCCGCTGGCGGCGTGGCGGGTGGGGCTGGGGATGATCTCGCGGGGGGAGGTGGGCCTGATCCTGGCCTCCCTGGGCCTCTCCACCGGCTTCCTCCAGCCTTTCGAGTTCGTGGCGGTGGTGGCGATGGTCCTGGCCACCACCCTCATCACCCCGATCCTGCTCCGCTGGTCTTTCGGCCGGTGA
- the murI gene encoding glutamate racemase, with protein sequence MKDPVPAVGIFDSGVGGLSVWRELVRLAPQVPTLYVADQAHVPYGPRSPEEIRRFAEAITRFLREQGARVIVLASHTTSAAALWPLRETFPEIPFVGIEPAVKPAAARTRSGVIGVLGTFGTLNGPLMARVVERFARDVRVIPRVCTGWVEQVEAGLLEGPEAEASVRAHLDPVLQAGADVLVLACTHYAFLAPLIQRLSGPEVLLIDPAPAVARRVLEVWRAQAGGPSPSSEPTARFFTTGDPLRFQEQLRRLIGRDGPIERLRWDPPERSLTPEG encoded by the coding sequence GTGAAAGACCCTGTGCCGGCGGTGGGGATCTTCGATTCGGGGGTCGGAGGGCTCTCGGTGTGGCGGGAGCTCGTCCGGCTGGCCCCGCAGGTCCCCACCCTTTATGTGGCCGACCAGGCCCACGTCCCCTACGGCCCGCGGTCGCCGGAGGAGATCCGGCGGTTCGCCGAGGCCATCACGCGCTTCCTCCGGGAACAGGGCGCGCGGGTCATCGTCCTGGCCAGCCACACCACCTCGGCGGCCGCCCTCTGGCCGCTGCGGGAAACCTTCCCCGAGATCCCCTTCGTCGGCATCGAGCCGGCGGTGAAGCCGGCCGCCGCCCGCACCCGAAGCGGGGTGATCGGGGTGCTGGGGACCTTCGGCACGCTCAATGGCCCGCTGATGGCTCGGGTGGTGGAGCGGTTCGCCCGGGACGTCCGGGTGATCCCCCGGGTCTGCACCGGATGGGTGGAGCAGGTGGAGGCCGGGCTGCTGGAGGGCCCGGAGGCGGAGGCCAGTGTCCGCGCTCATCTGGATCCGGTCCTCCAGGCAGGCGCCGACGTCCTGGTGCTGGCCTGCACCCACTACGCCTTCCTCGCCCCGCTGATCCAGCGCCTGAGCGGCCCGGAGGTCCTCCTGATCGACCCCGCGCCGGCGGTGGCCCGCCGGGTCCTGGAGGTATGGCGCGCGCAGGCGGGCGGGCCGTCTCCATCCTCCGAGCCGACGGCCCGCTTCTTCACCACCGGGGATCCGCTCCGCTTTCAGGAGCAGCTGCGCCGGCTGATCGGCCGGGATGGGCCCATCGAACGCCTCCGCTGGGATCCCCCGGAGCGTTCCCTCACGCCGGAAGGATGA
- a CDS encoding transposase codes for MPSDEVPRLRYGQETPGHRALRKGRFSETGRVYFVTFTVDQRRPLLIGVVAQHFIEHLLQWQRESGFALLSFVVMPDHVHLLGILTGQSRLSDVVRRLKGCTGRALNRLLGRSGPFWQSAFYDHALRAEESVEKIARYIEENPVRRGLVGDPCEYPYSSANLVYAEQMLGWRWWMRDDVLQSKHLQP; via the coding sequence ATGCCGTCTGATGAGGTTCCTCGTCTACGTTATGGACAAGAGACGCCCGGGCATCGCGCCCTTCGAAAAGGACGCTTTTCCGAAACGGGCCGAGTTTACTTCGTCACCTTCACCGTTGATCAACGCCGTCCGCTGCTGATCGGCGTGGTGGCACAACATTTCATCGAACACCTGTTACAGTGGCAGCGGGAGAGCGGATTCGCTTTGCTGTCATTCGTCGTAATGCCGGATCACGTTCATCTCCTGGGCATACTGACCGGGCAGAGCAGGCTCAGCGACGTGGTGCGGAGATTGAAGGGCTGCACGGGGAGGGCGCTGAACAGACTTCTGGGACGGTCAGGTCCTTTCTGGCAATCTGCCTTCTATGATCACGCGCTTCGTGCGGAAGAAAGCGTGGAGAAGATTGCACGCTATATTGAGGAAAACCCGGTTCGGCGAGGGCTGGTGGGGGATCCTTGCGAATATCCTTATAGCAGCGCGAATTTGGTTTACGCGGAGCAGATGTTGGGATGGCGATGGTGGATGAGGGATGATGTTCTCCAATCGAAACATCTTCAGCCATGA
- a CDS encoding ABC transporter ATP-binding protein, with the protein MTDRPILVARGIAHCYPTARGEVWALRKVSLALRPGEFVCLVGPSGCGKTTLLRILAGLLRPTQGEVRLMDQPLRGPDRRIGIVFQKDSLLPWRTALENVRLPLELNGLRGPEADRRARAWLRQVGLEGFEDAYPRELSGGMQHRVALARALAADPEILLLDEPFATLDALTRERLNELLLSLWERQRKTVLMVTHDVHEAARLADRVLVMRPRPGAIVAEIPISLPRPRGADRWSHAAFLEAVWAIRQALGNGALEEESKGEGPLRGLPRTPIA; encoded by the coding sequence ATGACCGATCGGCCGATCCTGGTGGCGCGCGGGATCGCTCACTGCTATCCGACCGCCCGGGGGGAGGTATGGGCCCTGCGGAAGGTCTCCCTCGCGCTGCGGCCCGGGGAGTTCGTCTGCCTCGTGGGGCCCTCGGGGTGCGGGAAGACCACCCTGCTGCGTATCCTGGCGGGCCTGCTGCGCCCGACGCAGGGGGAAGTCCGGTTGATGGATCAGCCCCTCCGGGGGCCGGACCGGCGGATTGGGATCGTGTTTCAGAAGGACTCGCTGCTGCCGTGGCGGACGGCCCTGGAGAACGTGCGCCTGCCGCTGGAGCTGAACGGGCTGAGGGGGCCCGAGGCGGACCGGCGGGCGCGGGCGTGGCTCCGGCAGGTGGGGCTGGAGGGCTTCGAGGACGCTTACCCCCGGGAGCTCTCCGGCGGGATGCAGCATCGGGTGGCCCTGGCCCGCGCCCTGGCCGCCGACCCGGAGATCCTCCTCCTCGATGAGCCCTTCGCCACCCTGGACGCTCTGACCCGGGAGCGCTTAAACGAGCTCCTCCTCTCCCTCTGGGAGCGGCAGCGCAAAACCGTGTTGATGGTCACCCACGACGTGCATGAGGCCGCCCGGCTGGCGGACCGGGTGCTGGTGATGCGGCCGCGCCCCGGGGCGATCGTGGCGGAGATCCCCATCTCCCTCCCGCGGCCCCGGGGCGCCGACCGCTGGTCCCACGCCGCTTTCCTGGAGGCCGTCTGGGCCATCCGCCAGGCTCTGGGGAACGGCGCGCTGGAGGAAGAAAGCAAGGGGGAAGGCCCATTGAGGGGCCTTCCCCGGACTCCCATCGCCTGA
- a CDS encoding ABC transporter substrate-binding protein: protein MRRRLLFLVSGILALTACQALAGPPGPATPTPIRLPMGYIANVQFAPFYVAVEKGYFAQEGIQLSFDYSFETNGVQLVGAGQLPFALVSGEQVPLARAQGLPVVMIAQWYQRYPIAIFARAEKGIRSPQDLRGKTVGLPGFFGASYVGFKALLYATGIPEEEVRAVDLGGFTQVAAVREGKVDAAVGYINNEPLMLRRAGLDVTVIDVADYAALVGNGILTNERTIRDQPDLVRRFLRAFLRGLRDTLRNPKEAFEISKKYVEGLSGENEAAQWEVLQATLPLWEAEVPGRSDPRAWEEMTRVLVRMGQLKEPGDIHAAYTNAFVEELWPLVERGR, encoded by the coding sequence ATGCGCCGACGACTTCTCTTCCTCGTCAGCGGCATCCTGGCCCTGACCGCGTGTCAGGCCCTGGCGGGCCCGCCCGGCCCGGCCACGCCCACCCCCATCCGGTTGCCCATGGGCTACATCGCCAACGTCCAGTTCGCTCCCTTCTACGTGGCGGTGGAGAAGGGCTACTTCGCCCAGGAGGGGATCCAGCTCTCCTTCGATTACAGCTTCGAGACCAACGGGGTGCAGCTGGTGGGGGCCGGGCAGCTCCCCTTCGCTCTGGTGAGCGGCGAGCAGGTGCCCCTGGCCCGGGCCCAGGGGTTGCCCGTGGTGATGATCGCCCAGTGGTATCAGCGCTACCCCATCGCCATCTTCGCCCGGGCGGAGAAAGGCATCCGCTCTCCCCAGGACCTGCGGGGGAAGACCGTCGGGCTGCCCGGGTTCTTCGGAGCCTCGTATGTCGGCTTCAAGGCCCTCCTCTACGCCACGGGGATCCCCGAGGAGGAGGTGCGGGCGGTGGACCTGGGCGGTTTCACCCAGGTGGCGGCGGTCCGGGAGGGGAAGGTGGATGCGGCGGTGGGTTACATCAACAACGAGCCTCTCATGCTGCGGCGGGCCGGCCTGGATGTGACCGTCATCGACGTGGCGGATTACGCCGCCCTGGTGGGCAACGGCATCCTGACCAACGAGCGGACGATCCGGGACCAGCCGGACCTGGTGCGGCGGTTCCTGCGGGCGTTCCTGCGCGGGCTGCGGGACACGCTGCGAAACCCGAAGGAGGCCTTTGAGATCAGCAAGAAGTATGTGGAAGGGCTGAGCGGGGAGAACGAGGCGGCCCAGTGGGAGGTGCTGCAGGCCACGCTGCCGCTGTGGGAGGCGGAGGTGCCCGGCCGCTCCGATCCCCGGGCCTGGGAGGAGATGACCCGAGTCCTGGTGCGGATGGGCCAGCTCAAAGAGCCCGGGGACATCCACGCCGCTTACACCAACGCCTTCGTGGAGGAGCTCTGGCCTCTGGTGGAGCGCGGGCGATGA
- a CDS encoding ABC transporter permease: MSRKEIGVRLRMRGSIWLPRAGAAALFLILWSLIVRWGDYPPFILPGPERVAARLWALAVEGTLWRHWVATAVEVGLGLGLGVTVGLLLAYPLAHWRPFERLVAPYLVASQAVPIVAVAPLLIIWFGPGLLARVLVSALIAFFPVLISAIAGFRQVPPEWRELFRSLQATRWQTFRKLEWPAALPVIFGGLKIGATLSVIGAFVGELISADRGIGFLIKQGQGLYDTPLVFGGILLLASQALLLYGLLTGLEHRCLRR; the protein is encoded by the coding sequence ATGAGCCGGAAAGAGATCGGGGTTCGTCTCCGCATGCGGGGTTCCATCTGGCTGCCCCGGGCGGGCGCCGCCGCCCTTTTCCTGATCCTGTGGAGCCTCATCGTCCGCTGGGGGGATTATCCGCCTTTCATCCTCCCCGGGCCGGAGCGGGTGGCCGCCCGGCTGTGGGCGCTGGCCGTTGAGGGGACCCTCTGGCGGCACTGGGTGGCCACCGCCGTCGAGGTCGGCCTGGGTCTGGGCCTGGGGGTGACCGTCGGCCTCCTCCTGGCTTATCCCCTGGCCCACTGGCGCCCCTTTGAGCGGCTGGTGGCGCCGTATCTGGTAGCCTCCCAGGCTGTCCCCATCGTCGCCGTGGCGCCGTTGCTCATCATCTGGTTCGGGCCGGGGTTGCTGGCCCGGGTCCTGGTCAGCGCCCTCATCGCCTTCTTCCCGGTGCTGATCTCCGCCATCGCCGGCTTCCGCCAGGTCCCGCCGGAGTGGCGGGAGCTGTTCCGGAGCCTGCAGGCCACCCGCTGGCAGACCTTCCGGAAGCTGGAGTGGCCGGCGGCCCTGCCGGTGATCTTCGGCGGGCTGAAGATCGGGGCCACCCTCTCGGTCATCGGCGCCTTCGTGGGGGAGCTGATCAGCGCCGACCGGGGGATCGGCTTCCTGATCAAGCAGGGCCAGGGGCTCTACGACACCCCCCTGGTGTTCGGAGGGATCCTGCTCCTGGCCTCCCAGGCGCTGTTGCTCTACGGCCTGCTCACCGGGCTGGAGCATCGCTGTCTGCGCCGATAA